Proteins encoded within one genomic window of Bradyrhizobium sp. AZCC 1719:
- a CDS encoding enoyl-CoA hydratase: MSANEMVLQKFEQGLLTITMNRPDRRNALNPDMTRGLVEAARRAADDHEVRAVLIKGAGGTFCVGGDVKSMAEGRASLGFEAKMANLRRGMEVSRILHQMPKPVVAQLDGAAAGAGLSIALSCDLRVASASCKITTAFAKVGLSGDYGGTYFLTQMLGAAKARELYLTSPVLSATEAYNLGMVTKVVPDADIDTEAHDLAMSLAQGPSVTLGYIKRNINNAETMSLEACFDAEAIHHSRSGDTADHKEAAKAFVEKRKPVFSGH; the protein is encoded by the coding sequence ATGAGCGCAAACGAAATGGTCCTCCAGAAGTTCGAACAGGGCTTACTCACCATCACGATGAACCGCCCCGACCGGCGCAACGCGCTCAATCCGGACATGACGCGCGGATTGGTCGAAGCCGCGCGGCGTGCGGCTGACGATCACGAGGTACGCGCGGTGCTGATCAAGGGCGCCGGCGGCACGTTCTGCGTCGGTGGTGACGTCAAGTCGATGGCGGAGGGCAGGGCGTCGCTCGGCTTCGAGGCCAAGATGGCGAACTTGCGCCGCGGCATGGAGGTCTCGCGCATCCTGCACCAGATGCCCAAACCAGTGGTGGCGCAGCTCGATGGCGCCGCCGCGGGTGCCGGTCTCTCCATCGCACTATCCTGCGACCTGCGCGTCGCCAGCGCCTCCTGCAAGATCACCACCGCGTTCGCCAAGGTCGGATTGTCAGGGGATTACGGCGGCACCTATTTCCTCACCCAGATGCTTGGAGCTGCGAAAGCGCGCGAGCTCTATCTGACCTCGCCGGTGCTGAGCGCGACGGAAGCCTACAATCTCGGCATGGTGACAAAGGTAGTGCCGGATGCCGATATCGATACGGAGGCGCACGATCTCGCGATGTCGCTGGCGCAGGGACCGTCGGTGACGCTGGGTTACATCAAGCGCAACATCAACAACGCCGAGACGATGTCGCTGGAAGCCTGTTTTGACGCAGAAGCGATCCATCATTCGCGCTCGGGCGACACCGCCGATCACAAGGAGGCCGCAAAAGCCTTTGTCGAGAAGCGCAAGCCCGTGTTCTCAGGCCATTGA
- a CDS encoding ABC transporter substrate-binding protein — translation MKRAITAVFAAALAMSASAAMAQGKPPLKLGGILDMSGLYADITGPGSETAAKMAVEDFGGEVLGRKVEIVAADHLNKADLAASIARDMLDNQGVEMLYDVAASATALAAGEIAKARNKIVMYSGPASIRLSNEACGPYTVHYSYDTFAQANVTGLATVKSGFETWFFLTADYAFGQDLEKDTSNVVVKAGGKVLGSVKHPLNTSDFSSFLLQAQSSKAKVVGLANAGGDTINAIKQAAEFGLTRSGGQKLSPLLAFVTDIDSVGLETAQGLLLAEAFYWDLNDDTRAFSKRFMERVKRPPTAAQASVYSSVLHYLKAVKAANTTDAAAVMKVMKETPVNDMFARNGKIRDDGRMVHDMYLFEVKKPSESKARWDYYKLLATIPGNEAFQPLEASRCPLVKK, via the coding sequence ATGAAGAGAGCAATCACAGCCGTCTTCGCCGCCGCGCTGGCGATGTCGGCGAGCGCAGCGATGGCGCAGGGCAAGCCGCCGCTCAAGCTCGGCGGCATCCTCGACATGTCCGGGCTCTACGCAGACATCACCGGGCCGGGCTCGGAGACCGCTGCGAAGATGGCGGTGGAGGACTTTGGCGGCGAGGTGCTGGGGCGCAAGGTCGAGATCGTCGCGGCCGATCATCTCAACAAGGCCGATCTTGCGGCCAGCATCGCGCGCGACATGCTCGACAACCAGGGCGTCGAGATGCTGTACGACGTGGCGGCCTCCGCCACCGCGCTCGCCGCCGGCGAGATTGCGAAGGCGCGCAACAAGATCGTGATGTATAGCGGCCCCGCCTCGATCCGGCTGAGCAACGAGGCCTGCGGTCCCTACACCGTGCATTATTCCTACGACACGTTTGCGCAGGCCAACGTCACCGGGCTCGCCACCGTCAAGAGCGGCTTCGAGACCTGGTTCTTTCTCACCGCCGACTATGCCTTCGGCCAGGACCTGGAAAAGGACACCAGCAATGTGGTGGTGAAGGCCGGCGGCAAGGTGCTCGGCAGCGTCAAGCATCCGCTCAACACGTCGGATTTCTCCTCGTTCCTGCTGCAGGCGCAGAGCTCGAAGGCCAAGGTTGTCGGCCTCGCCAATGCCGGCGGCGATACCATCAACGCGATCAAGCAGGCGGCGGAATTCGGGCTGACCAGGAGCGGCGGCCAAAAGCTCTCGCCGCTGCTCGCCTTCGTCACCGACATCGACAGCGTCGGGCTGGAGACTGCGCAGGGCCTGCTGCTTGCCGAAGCCTTCTACTGGGACCTCAACGACGACACCCGCGCGTTTTCAAAACGCTTCATGGAGCGCGTCAAGCGGCCGCCGACCGCGGCGCAGGCCAGCGTCTATTCGTCGGTCCTGCATTACCTGAAAGCCGTGAAGGCCGCGAACACCACGGATGCGGCCGCCGTCATGAAGGTGATGAAGGAGACGCCGGTCAACGACATGTTTGCCAGGAACGGCAAGATCCGCGACGATGGCCGCATGGTGCACGACATGTATCTGTTCGAGGTCAAGAAGCCGTCGGAATCGAAGGCGCGCTGGGATTATTACAAGCTGCTGGCGACCATCCCCGGCAACGAGGCATTCCAGCCGCTGGAAGCCTCGCGGTGTCCGCTGGTGAAGAAGTGA
- a CDS encoding VOC family protein has translation MEVNGIAHIFLTASNYERSRDFYSKLLPFLGLKPVIDTEMTYYCVGGRTAVGISAPSPEHEGAAFEQQRVGLHHLCFRARERADVDELRGFLQTLGAKIIRAPREDQWAPGYYSILVEDPDGIRLELNHVPGKGLLA, from the coding sequence ATGGAAGTCAACGGCATCGCCCATATTTTTCTCACCGCCTCGAATTACGAACGCTCCCGCGATTTCTATTCAAAGCTGTTGCCGTTTCTCGGCTTGAAGCCGGTCATCGATACCGAGATGACCTACTACTGCGTCGGCGGCCGCACCGCGGTCGGCATCAGCGCGCCGTCGCCAGAGCACGAAGGCGCCGCCTTCGAACAGCAGCGCGTCGGCCTGCACCACCTCTGCTTCCGCGCCCGTGAACGCGCCGACGTCGATGAGCTGCGCGGCTTCCTCCAGACGCTCGGCGCCAAAATCATCCGCGCGCCGCGCGAGGACCAATGGGCGCCGGGATACTATTCGATTTTGGTCGAAGACCCCGACGGCATCCGGCTCGAGCTCAACCACGTGCCGGGGAAGGGGTTGTTGGCCTAG
- a CDS encoding thermonuclease family protein has translation MVGPASRGSAALPACAASLLVLASVAGQADAADCLAERQGEGRVAAVVDARGFRLEDGREIRLAGIERTGTDTAGGRAALSAIITGREVTLHGEDDTPDRYGRQAAFVFVTGSEQSVQSELLRRGEALVSSDISDKNCAAALSAAEGVARNAKLGIWASSTAIKNAESPGDILAAIGQFTVVEGRVLSVRQAGAMTYLNFGRNWTRDFAATISRRIIPAFESAGLGPKSLENRRIRVRGVVSSRGGPRIELLRVGQIEVLGGK, from the coding sequence ATGGTTGGTCCGGCATCGCGTGGCAGCGCTGCGCTTCCGGCATGCGCCGCATCGCTTCTCGTGCTGGCGTCCGTCGCCGGACAGGCCGACGCTGCCGATTGCTTAGCTGAGCGGCAAGGCGAAGGGCGCGTCGCTGCCGTGGTCGATGCGCGCGGCTTTCGCCTCGAGGACGGCCGCGAAATCCGCCTCGCCGGCATCGAGCGCACGGGAACCGACACGGCCGGGGGCAGAGCCGCATTGTCCGCCATCATCACCGGCCGCGAGGTGACCTTGCATGGCGAGGATGACACGCCGGATCGCTACGGCCGGCAGGCGGCCTTTGTGTTCGTGACCGGCTCGGAACAATCGGTGCAAAGCGAGCTGCTGCGCCGCGGCGAGGCCCTGGTTTCGAGCGATATATCCGACAAAAATTGCGCTGCAGCGCTGTCCGCCGCCGAGGGCGTGGCGAGAAATGCCAAATTGGGAATCTGGGCAAGTTCAACCGCCATAAAAAACGCGGAAAGTCCGGGCGATATTCTGGCCGCGATTGGGCAGTTTACGGTGGTCGAGGGCAGAGTGCTGTCCGTTCGGCAGGCTGGGGCAATGACCTACCTGAATTTCGGGCGGAACTGGACACGGGACTTTGCTGCGACTATTTCAAGGCGCATCATACCGGCGTTCGAGAGCGCCGGCCTTGGACCTAAGTCGCTCGAAAATCGACGGATTCGTGTCCGCGGCGTTGTCTCGTCGCGGGGAGGACCGCGAATTGAGTTGCTTCGGGTGGGGCAGATTGAGGTGCTGGGCGGGAAATAG
- a CDS encoding M48 family metalloprotease, translating into MTHRAPRREGNTGRRLLAAPALLCAALTLSSCGNLGKIETAAPTVPAPKPSRTVAQTPASEREHERILASYGGAYDDPKLAILIGKTVDRLVAASDRPDQAYRVTILNSGAVNAFALPTGQLYVTRGLVALASDTSELSSVLSHEMAHVIAKHASIREDQARQAAVVTRVVTDMSNDPDLTALALAKTKLTMASFSRQQEFEADGIGVGISARARFDPYGAARFLAAMERNAALKAGKTSLDPRAQDFLSSHPATPERVQNAQASARQYTSPQSAERDRETYLAAIDNIVYGEDPSEGFVRGRRFLHPKLGFTFQAPETFTLDNTAQAVIGVREGGTQAMRFDVVRVPAEQSLADYLNSGWMEGVDKGSTEDLMINGFPVASASANGDQWQFKVFALRYGSDVYRFIFAAKQRNTESERNARETVNSFRRLTLEEIQAARPLRIKVITVQPGDTVESLSHRMTGVDRPTERFRILNGLDQHAQVKPRDRVKIVVD; encoded by the coding sequence TTGACGCATCGTGCACCACGGCGCGAAGGAAACACGGGCCGCCGCCTTCTGGCTGCGCCGGCGCTGTTGTGCGCTGCGCTCACGCTCTCTTCCTGTGGAAACCTTGGAAAGATCGAGACGGCCGCGCCGACGGTGCCCGCGCCAAAGCCGAGCCGCACCGTCGCGCAGACGCCGGCAAGCGAGCGCGAACACGAGCGCATTCTGGCCTCCTACGGCGGCGCCTATGACGATCCGAAACTCGCAATCCTGATCGGCAAGACGGTCGACCGGCTGGTGGCGGCGTCGGACCGTCCGGACCAGGCCTACCGGGTGACCATCCTCAATTCCGGCGCGGTGAACGCCTTCGCGCTGCCGACCGGCCAGCTCTATGTGACGCGCGGGCTGGTGGCGCTCGCCAGCGACACCTCGGAACTGTCCTCGGTGCTGAGCCACGAGATGGCGCATGTCATCGCAAAACACGCCTCGATCCGGGAAGACCAGGCGCGGCAGGCGGCGGTGGTGACGCGCGTCGTCACCGACATGAGCAACGATCCGGATCTGACCGCGCTGGCGCTGGCGAAAACCAAGCTGACGATGGCGAGCTTCTCACGGCAGCAGGAATTCGAGGCCGATGGCATCGGCGTCGGCATTTCGGCCCGTGCCCGCTTCGATCCCTATGGTGCGGCGCGCTTCCTCGCCGCGATGGAGCGCAATGCGGCGCTGAAGGCCGGCAAGACCTCGCTCGATCCGCGCGCGCAAGACTTTCTGTCCTCGCATCCGGCAACCCCCGAGCGCGTGCAGAACGCGCAGGCCAGCGCGCGGCAGTATACCTCGCCACAGAGCGCCGAGCGCGACCGCGAGACCTATCTCGCCGCCATCGACAACATCGTCTATGGCGAGGACCCCAGCGAGGGCTTTGTACGCGGGCGCCGCTTCCTGCATCCGAAACTCGGCTTCACCTTCCAAGCGCCCGAGACGTTCACGCTCGACAACACTGCGCAGGCCGTGATCGGCGTGCGCGAGGGCGGCACGCAGGCGATGCGCTTCGACGTGGTGCGCGTGCCGGCCGAACAGTCGCTGGCCGATTACCTCAATTCCGGCTGGATGGAAGGTGTCGACAAGGGCTCGACCGAAGACCTCATGATCAACGGTTTCCCGGTGGCTTCGGCCTCGGCGAATGGCGATCAGTGGCAGTTCAAGGTCTTTGCGCTGCGTTACGGCAGCGACGTCTACCGCTTCATCTTCGCCGCCAAGCAGCGCAATACCGAAAGCGAGCGCAATGCGCGCGAGACCGTCAACTCGTTCCGCCGCCTGACGCTGGAAGAAATCCAGGCTGCGCGCCCCTTGCGTATCAAGGTCATCACCGTGCAGCCCGGCGACACCGTGGAATCGCTCTCCCACCGCATGACCGGCGTCGACCGCCCCACCGAGCGCTTCCGCATCCTTAACGGCCTCGACCAGCACGCCCAGGTCAAGCCGCGCGACCGCGTGAAGATCGTGGTGGACTGA
- a CDS encoding CarD family transcriptional regulator, with protein MPEKTAKTAAKATGSKTTASKVAAKHPVKTPVKAAPPKAAAPKAAAKPVATAPRVEEPKKVVTQRQGFKANEFVVYPAHGVGQILAIEEQEIAGAKLELFVINFMKDKMTLRVPTAKVANVGMRKLSEPALVKKALETLKGRARVKRTMWSRRAQEYEAKINSGDIVAIAEVVRDLYRSESQPEQSYSERQLYEAALDRLSREIAVVQHSTETEAVKEIESQLAKSPRRGAKAEATEADTEADEADVDADGDDTAVADEAA; from the coding sequence ATGCCAGAAAAGACTGCCAAGACCGCCGCGAAAGCGACGGGTTCGAAGACCACTGCGTCGAAAGTTGCTGCCAAGCATCCCGTCAAGACCCCTGTGAAGGCTGCTCCCCCGAAAGCCGCCGCGCCGAAGGCTGCTGCCAAGCCGGTCGCTACCGCGCCGCGCGTCGAGGAGCCGAAGAAGGTCGTGACCCAGCGTCAGGGCTTCAAGGCCAATGAATTCGTGGTCTATCCGGCTCACGGCGTCGGCCAGATCCTGGCCATCGAGGAGCAGGAGATCGCGGGCGCCAAGCTCGAGCTGTTCGTGATCAATTTCATGAAGGACAAGATGACGCTCCGCGTGCCGACCGCCAAGGTCGCCAATGTCGGCATGCGCAAGCTGTCCGAGCCGGCGCTGGTCAAGAAGGCCCTCGAAACCCTGAAAGGCCGTGCGCGCGTAAAACGCACGATGTGGTCGCGCCGGGCGCAGGAATACGAAGCGAAGATCAATTCGGGCGACATCGTCGCGATCGCCGAAGTGGTCCGCGACCTCTATCGCTCGGAATCGCAGCCCGAGCAGTCCTACAGCGAACGCCAGCTCTATGAAGCGGCGCTCGACCGCCTGTCACGCGAAATCGCGGTCGTGCAGCATTCGACCGAGACCGAAGCTGTCAAGGAAATCGAAAGCCAGCTCGCCAAAAGCCCGCGCCGCGGCGCCAAGGCCGAAGCCACCGAAGCTGACACTGAGGCCGACGAGGCGGATGTCGATGCCGACGGCGACGACACAGCCGTGGCGGATGAGGCAGCCTGA
- the fdxA gene encoding ferredoxin FdxA, which produces MTYVVTEACIKCKYTDCVEVCPVDCFYEGENMLVIHPDECIDCGVCEPECPADAIKPDTEPGLEKWLEVNTEYAKSWPNITQKKDAPPDAKEWEGVEGKFEKYFSKEPGAGD; this is translated from the coding sequence ATGACTTACGTCGTCACTGAAGCCTGCATCAAGTGCAAATACACCGACTGCGTTGAGGTTTGCCCCGTCGACTGCTTCTACGAGGGCGAGAACATGCTGGTCATCCATCCCGACGAATGCATCGACTGTGGCGTCTGCGAACCCGAATGTCCTGCGGATGCCATCAAGCCCGACACCGAGCCGGGCCTCGAGAAGTGGCTCGAGGTCAACACCGAGTACGCCAAAAGCTGGCCCAACATCACCCAGAAGAAGGACGCCCCGCCGGACGCGAAAGAATGGGAGGGTGTCGAGGGCAAGTTCGAGAAATATTTTTCCAAGGAACCCGGTGCCGGCGATTAA
- a CDS encoding RNA-binding S4 domain-containing protein → MERQRLDKWLWHARVVKARTSAAALVEAGHVRINGVREMAPGHSVKVGDVLTIGLDRTVRILKVVGFSERRGDAAAARVLYDDLQNDKQ, encoded by the coding sequence TTGGAGCGGCAGCGTCTCGACAAATGGCTGTGGCATGCGCGGGTGGTGAAGGCCCGCACCTCGGCTGCCGCCCTCGTCGAGGCCGGTCACGTTCGCATCAACGGCGTGCGTGAAATGGCGCCGGGACATTCGGTGAAGGTCGGCGACGTCTTGACGATCGGGCTCGATCGCACCGTGCGTATCCTGAAAGTGGTGGGATTTTCCGAGCGGCGCGGCGACGCTGCGGCGGCGCGCGTGCTCTACGATGATTTGCAGAACGACAAACAATAA
- a CDS encoding helicase-related protein, which yields MAFSPSTFATDRAPGAGVTAVLGPTNTGKTHLAIERMLGHSSGVIGLPLRLLAREVYNKIADRAGTEAVALVTGEEKIKPKNPRYWVSTVEAMPRDLDVSFLAVDEIQIAADLERGHVFTDRILHRRGRDETLLLGAATMRPIIERLLPGASIVTRPRLSQLEFAGDRKITRQPRRTAIVAFSADEVYAIAELIRRQHGGAAVVLGSLSPRTRNAQVAMFQNGDVDYLVATDAVGMGLNLDVDHVAFASDRKYDGYQFRRLNPAEFAQIAGRAGRATRNGTFGTTGRCAPFEPELVNALQNHTFDSVKMLQWRNSKLDFSSLGALQVSLALPPGHEALTRAPIAEDLRVLDHAARDGEVREMAHGAPAVERLWDACQIPDYRKIAPAAHAELVTTLYAFLMKKGRIPDAWFAAQVDQADRVTGDIDTLSGRIAQIRTWTFVANRPDWLSDPDHWQGITREVENKLSDALHERLTERFVDRRTSVLMRRLRENSVLNTEIGKTGEVIVEGHAIGRLDGFTFAPDAAEAGSDAKALQAAAQQVLASEINARAEKLSAAPDDQFVLTSDGTIRWTGDAVAKLVAADDALHPRIRIISDERLSGAPREAVQTRLDLWLKTHIEKLLGPLFGLSKAEDITGIARGIAFQLVEALGVLERSKIASEMKDLDQASRATLRKYGVRFGAYHIYFPGLLKPAARALASLLWAEKQDNVDMSALSGAQHLASSGRTSFPVDKQLARDAYRVLGYRQCGERAVRVDILERLADLIRPALAWRETSPGEKPAGAFDGRGFVVTQAMTSLTGSAGEDFASILRALGYRMDRRPQLAPKPAPEAVVETVSAETPPVEASAETTADAPAEEVAAEVPVSDGPAPSSASLLPDVTPVAAEEPAAAVEAAPAETTPAEAAIADAPPEQETPEAVSAAEAAAEPETASEAPTEAEAPAEAASVEAPAAEAKPETPTETPAEPALVEVWRPGGRSDERRPHHDRSRQRHHRAGEGVQAAAGEGEGAQRHRRGRRHGEFRKPREGAPADAAAAPAAESAPAAEARQDRPPRERFEGKGRDREERRDKFDRNKGERKGGRDKGERGGRDFGGRDKGGRDKRDSGPSHRQWATSASPRDRDRPIDPNSPFAKLAALKEQLAGRKE from the coding sequence ATGGCTTTCTCTCCTTCCACGTTCGCGACTGATCGCGCGCCCGGCGCAGGCGTTACCGCTGTCCTCGGGCCGACCAATACCGGCAAGACGCATCTGGCCATCGAGCGGATGCTGGGGCATTCGTCGGGCGTGATCGGGCTGCCGCTGCGGCTGCTGGCGCGCGAGGTCTACAACAAGATCGCCGATCGCGCCGGGACGGAAGCGGTTGCGCTCGTGACCGGTGAAGAGAAGATCAAGCCGAAGAATCCGCGCTACTGGGTCTCCACTGTCGAAGCGATGCCGCGCGATCTCGACGTGTCGTTTCTTGCCGTCGACGAAATCCAGATCGCGGCCGATCTCGAGCGCGGGCACGTCTTCACTGACCGCATCCTGCATCGGCGCGGCCGCGACGAGACGCTGCTGTTAGGGGCCGCCACCATGCGCCCGATCATCGAGCGGCTGCTGCCGGGCGCTTCCATCGTCACGCGTCCGAGGCTCTCGCAGCTCGAATTCGCCGGCGACCGCAAGATCACGCGCCAGCCGCGGCGCACTGCGATCGTCGCGTTCTCGGCCGATGAAGTCTACGCGATCGCCGAATTGATCCGCCGCCAGCATGGCGGCGCGGCCGTCGTGCTTGGCTCGCTCTCGCCGCGTACGCGAAACGCGCAAGTCGCGATGTTCCAGAACGGCGACGTCGACTATCTCGTCGCCACCGACGCGGTCGGCATGGGCCTGAATCTCGACGTCGACCACGTCGCGTTTGCCTCCGACCGCAAGTATGACGGCTATCAGTTCCGCCGGCTCAATCCGGCCGAGTTCGCGCAGATCGCGGGTCGCGCCGGGCGCGCCACCCGCAACGGCACCTTCGGCACCACCGGCCGCTGTGCACCGTTCGAGCCGGAACTGGTGAACGCGCTGCAGAACCACACGTTCGACAGCGTCAAAATGCTGCAATGGCGGAATTCGAAGCTGGATTTTTCTTCGCTCGGCGCGCTGCAGGTCTCGCTGGCCCTGCCGCCGGGGCACGAGGCCTTGACCCGCGCGCCGATTGCCGAAGATCTGCGCGTTCTCGATCATGCGGCGCGCGACGGCGAGGTGAGGGAAATGGCCCACGGCGCACCAGCCGTGGAACGGCTGTGGGACGCCTGCCAGATCCCGGATTACCGCAAGATCGCGCCGGCTGCCCATGCCGAGCTCGTGACCACGCTTTATGCTTTCCTGATGAAGAAAGGTCGGATACCCGACGCATGGTTCGCCGCCCAGGTCGACCAGGCCGACCGCGTTACCGGCGATATCGACACGCTGTCGGGCCGGATCGCGCAAATCCGCACCTGGACCTTCGTCGCCAACCGGCCGGACTGGCTGTCCGACCCCGACCACTGGCAGGGGATCACCCGTGAGGTGGAAAATAAATTATCCGATGCGCTGCATGAACGGCTTACGGAGCGTTTCGTTGACCGGCGGACCAGTGTATTGATGCGCCGCCTGCGGGAGAACTCAGTTTTGAATACGGAAATTGGCAAGACCGGCGAAGTGATTGTGGAAGGCCACGCGATCGGCCGGCTCGATGGATTTACCTTTGCACCCGATGCGGCGGAAGCCGGCTCGGACGCCAAGGCGCTGCAGGCCGCCGCCCAGCAGGTGCTGGCGAGCGAGATCAACGCGCGCGCGGAAAAGCTCTCAGCCGCGCCGGACGATCAGTTCGTGCTGACCTCCGACGGCACCATCCGCTGGACCGGCGATGCGGTCGCAAAACTCGTCGCGGCCGACGATGCGCTGCATCCGCGTATCCGCATCATTTCCGATGAGCGCCTCTCCGGTGCGCCGCGCGAGGCCGTGCAAACGCGGCTCGATCTGTGGCTGAAGACGCATATCGAAAAGCTGTTGGGGCCGCTGTTCGGGCTGTCGAAGGCCGAGGACATCACGGGTATTGCGCGCGGCATCGCGTTCCAGCTCGTCGAAGCGCTCGGGGTGCTGGAGCGCTCGAAGATCGCGAGCGAGATGAAGGATCTCGACCAGGCCTCGCGCGCGACGCTGCGCAAATACGGCGTGCGCTTCGGCGCCTATCACATCTATTTCCCAGGGCTCCTGAAGCCCGCGGCGCGCGCGCTGGCCTCGCTGTTGTGGGCCGAGAAGCAGGATAATGTCGATATGTCCGCGCTGTCAGGCGCGCAGCATCTGGCGAGCTCGGGGCGCACCTCGTTCCCGGTCGATAAGCAGCTCGCCCGCGATGCCTATCGCGTGCTCGGCTACCGCCAGTGCGGCGAGCGCGCGGTGCGCGTCGACATCCTGGAGCGTCTCGCCGATCTCATTCGTCCCGCTTTGGCGTGGCGCGAAACGTCGCCGGGCGAAAAGCCGGCCGGCGCGTTCGACGGCCGCGGCTTTGTGGTGACGCAGGCGATGACCTCGCTGACTGGATCGGCCGGCGAAGATTTCGCCTCGATCCTGCGCGCGCTCGGTTACCGCATGGACCGCCGCCCGCAGCTCGCCCCGAAGCCCGCGCCCGAGGCCGTCGTCGAGACGGTCTCCGCTGAGACGCCGCCGGTTGAGGCGAGCGCCGAGACGACCGCTGATGCGCCGGCGGAAGAAGTCGCGGCCGAAGTGCCTGTCAGCGACGGGCCCGCGCCGTCGTCGGCGTCGCTGCTGCCGGATGTGACCCCGGTAGCCGCCGAAGAACCCGCTGCTGCGGTGGAAGCTGCGCCCGCCGAGACCACACCGGCGGAAGCCGCGATCGCGGATGCGCCTCCGGAACAGGAGACGCCGGAAGCAGTCAGCGCCGCGGAAGCGGCGGCCGAACCCGAAACCGCGAGCGAAGCGCCTACCGAAGCCGAAGCGCCTGCAGAAGCCGCTTCCGTCGAAGCTCCGGCGGCCGAAGCCAAACCCGAGACACCGACAGAGACACCGGCAGAGCCTGCACTCGTCGAAGTCTGGCGGCCCGGCGGCCGTTCCGACGAGCGCCGTCCGCATCACGACCGCAGCCGCCAGCGCCATCACCGCGCGGGCGAGGGCGTGCAAGCGGCTGCCGGAGAAGGCGAGGGCGCGCAACGCCACCGTCGCGGCCGCCGTCATGGCGAGTTCAGAAAGCCCCGCGAGGGCGCACCGGCCGATGCTGCAGCGGCACCTGCCGCAGAGAGCGCGCCGGCCGCTGAAGCGCGTCAGGACCGTCCGCCGCGCGAGCGTTTCGAGGGCAAGGGCCGCGACCGCGAGGAGCGCCGCGACAAATTCGATCGCAACAAGGGCGAGCGCAAAGGTGGCCGCGACAAGGGCGAGCGCGGCGGCCGTGATTTCGGCGGACGCGACAAGGGCGGCCGCGACAAGCGCGACTCTGGCCCTTCGCACCGTCAATGGGCGACGAGCGCGAGCCCGCGCGACCGCGACCGGCCGATCGATCCGAATTCACCGTTCGCAAAACTGGCGGCGCTGAAGGAACAGCTTGCCGGCCGCAAGGAATAA
- a CDS encoding DUF3108 domain-containing protein, which translates to MNTQSRRSRDFSFVTARCAVSRQPLSARLGLVVGLGAAAWAALAPQAASAQGRLDAHYEATLAGIPVGKGSWTIEIGDDVFSASAQGGTAGLLKAFSGGTGSGASQGRIVNGALVANAYTATTTTQKKSETIRISLANGGVKEFSIDPAPPVDPGRIPVTDAHRKSVLDPMTGSLLRVPGNGEVLAPDSCRTGAGIFDGRMRYDLKLDYKRMETVKAEKGYHGPALVCAIYFNPVAGYIPDRPVIKYLANERRIEITFVPIAGTRVLVPFRMTIPTPFGLAMLEATSFVTSAMPPRVAKTN; encoded by the coding sequence ATGAACACCCAATCGCGCCGATCCCGGGATTTCTCATTCGTGACTGCCAGATGCGCCGTTTCGCGCCAACCTCTCTCCGCCAGGCTCGGCCTCGTTGTCGGCTTGGGCGCCGCCGCGTGGGCAGCGCTCGCGCCGCAGGCCGCGAGCGCGCAGGGGCGGCTGGATGCGCATTATGAGGCGACGCTGGCGGGCATCCCCGTCGGCAAGGGAAGCTGGACCATCGAAATCGGCGACGATGTGTTTTCGGCCTCGGCGCAAGGCGGCACGGCCGGGCTGTTGAAGGCGTTTTCCGGCGGCACCGGTTCCGGCGCCAGCCAGGGCCGCATCGTGAACGGCGCGCTGGTGGCGAACGCCTATACCGCGACCACCACCACGCAGAAGAAATCCGAGACCATCCGGATTTCGCTGGCCAATGGCGGCGTGAAGGAATTTTCGATCGACCCGGCGCCGCCGGTCGATCCCGGCCGCATTCCCGTCACCGACGCGCACCGCAAAAGCGTGCTCGATCCCATGACAGGCTCACTGCTGCGCGTGCCCGGCAATGGCGAAGTGCTGGCGCCGGATTCCTGCCGCACCGGAGCCGGGATTTTCGACGGACGCATGCGCTACGATCTCAAGCTCGATTACAAGCGCATGGAAACGGTCAAAGCCGAAAAGGGCTATCACGGGCCGGCGCTGGTCTGCGCGATCTATTTCAACCCCGTCGCGGGCTACATCCCCGATCGCCCCGTGATCAAATATCTCGCGAACGAACGGCGGATCGAGATCACGTTCGTGCCGATTGCGGGGACGCGCGTCCTGGTTCCCTTCCGCATGACGATCCCGACGCCGTTTGGCCTGGCGATGCTGGAAGCGACGTCGTTCGTGACATCGGCGATGCCGCCACGGGTGGCGAAGACGAACTAA